In Cyprinus carpio isolate SPL01 chromosome A14, ASM1834038v1, whole genome shotgun sequence, a single window of DNA contains:
- the cxcl14 gene encoding C-X-C motif chemokine 14, with the protein MNRCTAALLLLVIAVYSLNTEAYKCRCTRKGPKIRYKDVQKLEIKPKHPYCQEKMIFVTMENVSRFKGQEYCLHPRLQSTKNLVKWFKIWKDKHRVYEA; encoded by the exons ATGAATCGCTGTACAGCCGCTTTGCTTTTGCTGGTTATCGCCGTTTATTCACTCAACACAgagg CGTATAAGTGCAGATGCACGAGAAAAGGCCCGAAGATCCGGTACAAAGATGTACAGAAGCTGGAGATCAAGCCTAAACATCCATACTGCCAAGAAAAGATGATATt TGTCACCATGGAGAATGTGTCCCGTTTCAAAGGGCAAGAGTATTGCCTGCACCCCAGACTCCAGAGCACTAAGAACCTTGTCAAGTGGTTCAAAATCTGGAAGGACAAACACAG GGTGTATGAGGCCTAA